CCATCAGAAGGGAGGGACGATCCTGGGCTCTTCCCGTGGTCCCCAGGCCGTCCCGGAGATGGTCGATACGCTCGAGCGGATGAACGTGAGGATACTGTTTGCCATCGGTGGCGACGGAACCCTTCGTGGCGCCCAGGCGATCTCCCAGGAAATCGGGCGGAGGGGACTGAAAATCAGCGTCATCGGCATCCCGAAAACCATAGACAACGACATTTCCTACATGAACAAGTCCTTCGGGTTTGAGACGGCCGTTGCCGAGTCGAGAACTGCGATCTACTGTGCGCATACGGAGGCCGTTGGGGCCAGGAACGGGATCGGTCTGGTGAAGCTAATGGGCCGCCAATCAGGGTTCATCGCGGCAAACGCCACCCTTGCCAACAATGAGGTCAACTTCTGTCTCGTGCCGGAGGTCCCCTTCACGCTGGAGGCCTTCTTGGCGCTGTTGAGGAGGAGACTGGAGAAGAGGCACCATGCGGTGGTGGTTGTGGCAGAGGGTGCGGGGCAGGACATGTTGGGAGAACCAGGAGAACACGACGAATCGGGTAACAACCGTCTGGGGGACATCGGCCTTTTCCTGAGGGATCAGATCAGAGCCTACCTGGCAGGGGTGGGAATGGAGGCCACCCTGAAGTATATCGACCCTAGCTATACGATTCGGAGTATGCCTGCAAACCCGCATGATTCGGTCTTCTGCCTTCTCCTCGGACAC
The nucleotide sequence above comes from Deltaproteobacteria bacterium. Encoded proteins:
- a CDS encoding ATP-dependent 6-phosphofructokinase; the protein is MVVADASGLDFSIQRLGECRIPSRMSGVQFVEEGERVLFHSNLTEVQALLDKGKRLPGFEMAGPRKMIYFDPSKLKCGIVTCGGLCPGLNEVIRAIVLSLFYHYGVQTVFGFRYGYEGLSPRYGHAPVELTPERVADIHQKGGTILGSSRGPQAVPEMVDTLERMNVRILFAIGGDGTLRGAQAISQEIGRRGLKISVIGIPKTIDNDISYMNKSFGFETAVAESRTAIYCAHTEAVGARNGIGLVKLMGRQSGFIAANATLANNEVNFCLVPEVPFTLEAFLALLRRRLEKRHHAVVVVAEGAGQDMLGEPGEHDESGNNRLGDIGLFLRDQIRAYLAGVGMEATLKYIDPSYTIRSMPANPHDSVFCLLLGHNAVHAGLAGRTNMVVGYWNGQYTHVPIPLATSERKQIDPNGRLWNSVLASTGQPREIR